Part of the Angustibacter luteus genome, CCTTCCGGATGGCCGAGGACTGGTTCGACCCCGCCGGCTTCCTGCTGCTGGACGGCCCGGACGGCGACCTGGCGGGCTTCCACTGGACGAAGGTGCACGGGTCCGACCCGGCGGCCCGGCACGGCCACGATCGGATCGGCGAGGTGTACGTCGTCGGGGTGTCGCCCGCGCACCAGGGGCACGGGCTGGGCGCGGTGCTGACCGTCGCCGGGCTGCGCCACCTGCGCTCCCAGGGGCTGACCCAGGTGATGCTGTACGTCGACGGGGACAACGAGGCCGCCGTGCGCACCTACTCGCGCCTGGGGTTCACCCGCGCGGCCGTCGACGTCCAGTACTCGCGGCCGCTGCCGTCCGCCGCGCTCACCGACCAGCCCTGACCCGGTTGCTGACCGCCCGTCGGACGCGCGCTACCCACCGTTCACGAAGCGGTGGCACGATCAGGGCATGACCGTCGCGATCGAGCCCGCCGGCCGGCAGCAGCCCGCCGAGCAGGACCCCGAGCGTTTCCTGGACCGGGAGACCAGCTGGCTGCAGTTCAACGAGCGCGTGCTGCAGCTCGCCGAGGACCCGACGCTCCCGCTGCTCGAGCGCGCCCGCTTCCTGGCCATCTTCGCCAGCAACCTGGACGAGTTCTTCATGGTCCGGGTGGCCGGCCTCAAGCGTCGCATCGCCACCGGCATCGCGGTCCGCTCGGCCGCCGGCCTCGAGCCGCGCGAGGTGCTGGAGCAGATCAGCTCGCTCGCCCAGGAGCTCATGCAGCGGCACGCCCGGGTGTTCCAGGACGACGTCCGCCCGGCGCTGGCCAGCGAGGGCATCACCGTCGTGCGCTGGGACGAGCTGAGCACCCTCGAGCAGGAGCGCCTGCAGGAGATGTTCCGCGAGCAGATCTTCCCGGTGCTGACGCCGCTGGCCGTCGACCCGGCGCACCCGTTCCCCTACATCTCCGGGCTGTCGCTGAACCTGGCGGTGGTGGTCCGCAACACCAAGACGTTCAAGGAGCACTTCGCGCGGGTCAAGGTGCCGCCGCTGCTCCCCCGGTTCATCGCCGTCGAGGACGTCGGCGGCTCGGCCGCCGGGGTCGAGCCCGCCCTCGCCGACCCGTACAAGTCTCGGTTCGTGCCGCTCGAGGACATCATCGCCGCGCACCTGGACCAGCTGTTCCCGGGCATGGACGTGATGACCCACCACAGCTTCCGGGTCACCCGCAACGAGGACCTCGAGGTCGAGGAGGACGACGCCGAGAACCTGCTGCAGGCACTCGAGAAGGAGCTCATGCGTCGCCGGTTCGGGCCGCCGGTGCGGTTGGAGGTGGACGACGACGTCGACGACCACGTGATGGACCTGCTGGTCCGCGAGCTCGGGGTCTCCGCGAGCGAGGTCTACCGCCTGCCCGCCCCGCTGGACCTGACCGGCCTGAACCTGGTCGCCGACCTGGCCCGCAGCGAGCTGCGCTACCCCTCGTTCGTGGCCGGCACGCACCGGGACCTCACCGAGGGCATCGAGACCAGCAAGCCGGGCGACATCCTGGCCGCGATGCGGATGCACGACGTGCTGCTGCACCACCCGTACGACTCGTTCTCGACGTCGGTGCAGGCGTTCCTGGAGCAGGCCGCCGCCGATCCGCGGGTG contains:
- a CDS encoding RNA degradosome polyphosphate kinase, whose product is MTVAIEPAGRQQPAEQDPERFLDRETSWLQFNERVLQLAEDPTLPLLERARFLAIFASNLDEFFMVRVAGLKRRIATGIAVRSAAGLEPREVLEQISSLAQELMQRHARVFQDDVRPALASEGITVVRWDELSTLEQERLQEMFREQIFPVLTPLAVDPAHPFPYISGLSLNLAVVVRNTKTFKEHFARVKVPPLLPRFIAVEDVGGSAAGVEPALADPYKSRFVPLEDIIAAHLDQLFPGMDVMTHHSFRVTRNEDLEVEEDDAENLLQALEKELMRRRFGPPVRLEVDDDVDDHVMDLLVRELGVSASEVYRLPAPLDLTGLNLVADLARSELRYPSFVAGTHRDLTEGIETSKPGDILAAMRMHDVLLHHPYDSFSTSVQAFLEQAAADPRVLAIKQTLYRTSGDSPIVDALIDAAEAGKQVLAIVEIKARFDEQANISWARKLEQAGVHVVYGIVGLKTHAKLALVVRQEADGLRRYCHIGTGNYNPKTARLYEDLGLLTTDPKVGEDLTRLFNQLSGYAPRTRFKRLLVAPRSLRSGLIEQIDNEIAHADAGHPASIALKMNSIVDESIIDALYRASGAGVSVDVLVRGICAIRPGVPGLSENIRVRSVLGRFLEHSRVFMFGPADREPTETACWIGSADMMHRNLDRRVEALVRLENPVHVAELRTLLDTAMSDETSSFHLGADGGWTRRHLDEHGVALQDLQTVVAERLGRQRRKARRH